In a genomic window of Gigantopelta aegis isolate Gae_Host chromosome 9, Gae_host_genome, whole genome shotgun sequence:
- the LOC121382360 gene encoding protein OPI10 homolog produces MFGLVVAGRLVQTDVNQISETEFLFNIPDADNINHVVIFMTGQAPFPQELGGAVYFSWPSPEGSSWLLLGHITNSKPSAIFKISKLKPADSKLQQNLFGQQPSHLAQIGISVEPLSQLAQQTPTTLAATSTLEPFLEFSQKMLENFVNYCSSFTINQSQMAPNPTETYIPLSTLQTWFQNFQRRLQQNPYFWRS; encoded by the exons ATGTTTGGACTGGTTGTAGCCGGAAGACTT GTCCAGACCGATGTGAATCAAATCTCAGAGACGGAGTTCCTCTTCAACATCCCCGATGCTGACAACATCAACCACGTAGTCATCTTCATGACGGGTCAAGCCCCGTTCCCACAGGAACTGGGAGGAGCTG TGTATTTCTCATGGCCTAGTCCGGAGGGTTCCTCCTGGTTACTGCTGGGACACATCACAAACTCCAAACCCAGCGCCATATTCAAGATCTCAAAATTGAAACCAG ctGACAGCAAACTCCAACAGAATCTGTTTGGCCAGCAGCCGTCGCACCTGGCTCAGATAGGCATATCCGTGGAGCCCCTCTCTCAGCTTGCTCAACAAACCCCCACAACGCTGGCGGCAACGTCGACGCTGGAGCCCTTCCTGGAGTTTTCTCAGAAAATGTTGGAGAACTTTGTCAACTACTGTTCGTCTTTTACGATCAACCAGTCACAGATGGCGCCCAACCCCACTGAGACGTACATTCCTCTCAGCACACTACAGACATGGTTCCAGAACTTTCAGAGACGCCTGCAACAAAACCCCTATTTCTGGAGATCGTAA
- the LOC121380969 gene encoding glycerol-3-phosphate phosphatase-like isoform X1: protein MFMARFTSVVINLVRASVVHTLTPLLQRSATTMACTKLDKTSAKDLVNSVDNFLFDCDGVLWDGKGAIDGSLETIQKLLSMGKRVFYVTNNSTNTRDNYVKKCHKFGYPAQTEEIACTAYIAALYLHNIKFKGKVYVVGNPSMGVELDKLNIKHFGIGPDTFDTSEITSMLQMKLDDEVTCVLVGYDMYLNVAKISKAASYLQNPDVLFLATNEDSHLPVAGSKIVVPGTGTMVNAVKIPARRDPIILGKPEKPMFEVLRETHNLNPSRCCLVGDRINTDIGLAKCCKLKSLLVLSGVTTEQDLARVDPGSLPDLYTSSLCDLRSFINN, encoded by the exons ATGTTCATGGCGAGATTCACATCTGTAGTGATTAATCTAGTACGTGCTTCTGTCGTTCACACATTAACACCGCTTCTCCAGAGATCAGCTACGACCATGGCGTGTACAAAACTCGATAAGACATCAGCGAAAGATCTCGTTAATTCGGTAGACAATTTCTTGTTTGACTGCGACG GAGTATTGTGGGATGGAAAAGGTGCAATTGATGGAAGTCTGGAAACCATACAGAAACTTTTATCCATG GGAAAGCGTGTGTTCTATGTAACAAACAACAGCACAAACACGAGAGATAATTACGTGAAGAAGTGTCACAAGTTTGGGTACCCGGCACAGACA GAAGAGATTGCCTGTACAGCTTATATAGCAGCTCTGTATCTCCACAACATCAAGTTCAAAGGGAAAGTGTATGTCGTGGGGAACCCATCCATGGGAGTGGAACTCGACAAGTTAAacatcaaacattttggtatcGGT CCTGATACTTTTGACACGTCTGAAATCACCAGTATGTTACAGATGAAACTTGATGATGAG GTCACCTGCGTGTTGGTAGGTTATGATATGTATTTGAACGTAGCTAAAATCTCCAAGGCAGCCAGCTATCTACAGAATCCTGATGTACTGTTTCTAGCCACTAACGAAGATTCACACCTGCCTGTGGCGGGCAGCAAAATAGTTGTGCCAG GGACAGGGACGATGGTGAATGCTGTGAAGATTCCTGCGAGGAGAGATCCCATCATTCTTGGTAAACCTGAGAAACCAATGTTTGAAGTTCTTCGAGAAACTCACAATCTGAATCCAAGTCGATGTTGTCTTGTAGGAGACAG aataAACACAGATATAGGTCTGGCCAAGTGCTGCAAGCTCAAATCCCTGCTGGTTCTCTCTGGAGTGACCACGGAACAGGACCTCGCTAGAGTTGATCCCGGTTCTCTCCCCGACCTCTACACGTCGAGTCTCTGTGATCTCAGATCATTCATCAACAATTGA
- the LOC121380969 gene encoding glycerol-3-phosphate phosphatase-like isoform X2 codes for MFMARFTSVVINLVRASVVHTLTPLLQRSATTMACTKLDKTSAKDLVNSVDNFLFDCDGVLWDGKGAIDGSLETIQKLLSMGKRVFYVTNNSTNTRDNYVKKCHKFGYPAQTEEIACTAYIAALYLHNIKFKGKVYVVGNPSMGVELDKLNIKHFGIGPDTFDTSEITSMLQMKLDDEVTCVLVGYDMYLNVAKISKAASYLQNPDVLFLATNEDSHLPVAGSKIVVPGTGTMVNAVKIPARRDPIILGKPEKPMFEVLRETHNLNPSRCCLVGDRINTDIGLVKR; via the exons ATGTTCATGGCGAGATTCACATCTGTAGTGATTAATCTAGTACGTGCTTCTGTCGTTCACACATTAACACCGCTTCTCCAGAGATCAGCTACGACCATGGCGTGTACAAAACTCGATAAGACATCAGCGAAAGATCTCGTTAATTCGGTAGACAATTTCTTGTTTGACTGCGACG GAGTATTGTGGGATGGAAAAGGTGCAATTGATGGAAGTCTGGAAACCATACAGAAACTTTTATCCATG GGAAAGCGTGTGTTCTATGTAACAAACAACAGCACAAACACGAGAGATAATTACGTGAAGAAGTGTCACAAGTTTGGGTACCCGGCACAGACA GAAGAGATTGCCTGTACAGCTTATATAGCAGCTCTGTATCTCCACAACATCAAGTTCAAAGGGAAAGTGTATGTCGTGGGGAACCCATCCATGGGAGTGGAACTCGACAAGTTAAacatcaaacattttggtatcGGT CCTGATACTTTTGACACGTCTGAAATCACCAGTATGTTACAGATGAAACTTGATGATGAG GTCACCTGCGTGTTGGTAGGTTATGATATGTATTTGAACGTAGCTAAAATCTCCAAGGCAGCCAGCTATCTACAGAATCCTGATGTACTGTTTCTAGCCACTAACGAAGATTCACACCTGCCTGTGGCGGGCAGCAAAATAGTTGTGCCAG GGACAGGGACGATGGTGAATGCTGTGAAGATTCCTGCGAGGAGAGATCCCATCATTCTTGGTAAACCTGAGAAACCAATGTTTGAAGTTCTTCGAGAAACTCACAATCTGAATCCAAGTCGATGTTGTCTTGTAGGAGACAG aatAAACACAGATATAGGTCTGGTAAAACGCTGA